The following proteins are encoded in a genomic region of Pagrus major chromosome 16, Pma_NU_1.0:
- the heatr5a gene encoding HEAT repeat-containing protein 5A isoform X4, protein MERAHSLLLNEEACSQLGEHQRAEFIFEWLNHLKKLLPATDRADIKQNQRRLIDQLSGVLIGSPGPPTRWLLAHCLALLYRLGDTVPSSLLVERCNDIIRSKDDSPSGLPTRLAAVACLGALFEQLGRMLVGCFKETLVNLLKAMKSAESQGRYEIMLSLEKILRGLGVSAVPCHRDVYKAARTCLTDRSMAVRCAAAKCLLELQREAAFLWTSELENVATLCFRAFEGSNYNVRVSVSKLLGTLLAAAVEPRQNTAPRQSGRGRSSLEEVMDLLSGGFLRGGAGFLRASGDMLKGTSSVSKDVRIGVTQACVVLVSTLGSSWLEANLPAFLSLLMELASHGRATQTPGDAAVTRRCVSFILRSTLGSLLGEKAQTNAAKQLCLAVSAQKRAIDAALTDGNVETRVSSADVSASQHVLVCCLLELGALIRGLGSTAAPLLTDSSTALLDTVVSVLLHPVASARLAAAWCLRCVAMAMPSQGSLLLDRCAERLVALKSSPEAVAGYGAAVAALVASVQHCPLGIPHTKGMVVLGLAEDLLRSASQNSRISLQRTQAGWLLVSSLITLGPAVVEHHLPRLLLLWRCVFPASLREQEMELRRGDYFTWQVTLEGRAGALCAMKNLLLHCRELVTDDIISRLLTPLSCAVALLTKLPALVRSYSSSVRSFSVVYRLRVYELLALLPPHNYQESFGLVMNQLVTDLSGQDNLNHPCSELTLLPSLCHHDDLQLVGAALHDTDHRYIEEQLHGSSVGGGSLDNDVFSLCERRDEAPAPLPPPVALTAAAVCLFGSLYPHIISAQRVKILEQFVETVNQLKGQRQQSVQTHVCAALCSLLKHQGGIRGSLGPEEMRSPALSLLMGALESGSPLLRCLAAEGLARLVQVVGDPGFTVSVSLLCFDRLKTARDAASRSGYALALGALYRYTGGISSPQHLSTCLGVLFTLSQDSTSPEVQTWSLHSLSLVVDLSGGLYRAHAEPSFTLVLRLLLSAPPTHPEVHHSLGRCLHGLITCLGPDLQGEGAAVSALRSSCLVGCSVMQAGPDCLVQARSISCLQQLHMFSPPHVNLASLVPALCANLCSSYLCLRRAVVACLRQLVQREALEVSEHAVTLVKELPRRDNTQLDVTIKEVGLEGALFTLLDRESDPGLRRDIQETLVHMMASSATSGKLGHWLKLCKDVLSATTDCLAPVEASQEDEEADPARDDDSSAFRARSESSGPFTALRWATRRFAMECVCRIIAQCETSDPAHFDMVLAQERRLHESTDFLVLHLGDLVRMAFMAATDHSDQLRLAGLQTLLVIIRRFSAIPEPEFPGHVILEQYQANVGAALRPAFTADASPDVTAKACQVCSAWIASGVVSDLRDLRRVHQLLASSLAKVQAGRDTSSQLYNEATATMETLAVLKAWAEVYIVAVQRSRQKESPGRTADVSLSSPANDSSGSESGGAGLLKLVQSDLSTLSRLWLAALQDYALLTLPQEYASQLPATGGSFYTAETLNQARAHYSSSWAPVLHATSLWLHSTGFVMADDTPASLSRPATPTSMGHTGSVGGAKSPEDINSDRLHLILGISVEFLCSPHSEDQMENITSCLRALQALLDVSWPRAKIGNDQALSVELLSVLHRLMVTRESVSVQLAVLDLLRQIVTAAQEHVREKRHSAEVDDGASEKETLPEFGEGRDTGGLIPGRSLVFGALELCLCVLVRKLPQLSPKLAGTSPTGPGGSVWSLTDSDCRLVSSAVFVLSELPSVCSPEGSVSILPTVLYLLLGVLRELVHQPSTHTGASAAGLAGGAGLSSVVQAVLQALKSVVTSPMSRQEKSRGAWNLLLRSALNTLLGLWDAGDCVVDQVSLLTALTVFLLSAGPDVCTVEPLHALCLQRFTASMDAKDPLVVSRCYQLLTSVFQAPPSVAVPYIQALGPPLVRFLQTVERSRPQSQEELTGVLEGVRALEAVVQAADETQRPQLVAVLLPLLISFLLDENALGSAPAVSRSLHEAALKDLMRLGPQHSAVFRSLIASSPHLKSRLEAAVKGNQESLNAKASSANAARSAAKSSPSITLKTNFL, encoded by the exons ATGGAGCGCGCTCACAGCCTCCTGCTGAACGAGGAGGCGTGCAGTCAGCTGGGTGAACATCAGCGGGCGGAGTTTATCTTTGAATGGCTGAACCACCTGAAGAAGCTGCTTCCTGCCACCGACAGG GCCGACATCAAACAGAACCAGCGGCGTCTGATCGACCAGCTGTCGGGCGTTCTGATTGGCTCCCCCGGCCCGCCGACCCGCTGGCTGCTGGCCCACTGCTTGGCCCTGCTCTATCGCCTGGGAGACACCGTTCCTTCCAGCCTATTGGTGGAGAGGTGCAATGACATCATCCGCAGCAAAGACGACTCCCCGTCAGGCCTCCCGACCCGACT GGCAGCCGTGGCGTGTCTCGGCGCTCTGTTTGAGCAGCTCGGTCGGATGCTCGTCGGCTGTTTCAAAGAGACGCTCGTCAACCTGCTGAAGGCCATGAAGAGCGCCGAG tcTCAGGGTCGATATGAGATCATGTTGAGCCTGGAGAAGATCCTCAGAGGTTTGGGTGTCAGCGCCGTGCCGTGTCACCGTGACGTCTATAAGGCGGCGAGAACGTGTCTGACGGACCGATCGATGGCGGTCCGCTGTGCCGCTGCCAAG TGTTTGCTGGAGCTGCAGAGGGAGGCGGCGTTCCTGTGGACCAGCGAGTTGGAGAACGTGGCCACGCTGTGCTTCAGAGCCTTTGAGGGATCCAACTACAACGTCAGAGTGTCGGTCTCCAAACTGCTGGGAactctgctggctgctgctgtggagcCCAGACAGAACACCG CCCCCAGGCAGAGTGGGCGTGGTCGGAGCtccctggaggaggtgatggattTGTTGTCGGGGGGCTTCCTGCGGGGCGGGGCCGGTTTTCTCCGAGCCAGCGGGGACATGCTGAAGGGGACGAGCTCTGTCAGCAAGGACGTCCGAATCGGTGTCACACAG gccTGCGTGGTCTTGGTCTCCACCCTGGGCAGCTCCTGGTTGGAGGCCAACCTCCCGGCCTTCCTGTCCCTGCTGATGGAGTTGGCGTCCCACGGCAGGGCCACACAGACGCCGGGCGACGCCGCGGTGACCCGCCGCTGCGTCTCCTTCATCTTGAGGAGCACCCTGGGGTCTCTGCTGGGGGAGAAGGCTCAGACCAACGCCGCCAAACAGCTGTGCCTCGCTGTGTCCGCACAGAAACGAGCCATCG acgCAGCTCTGACTGATGGGAACGTGGAGACCAGAGTTTCGTCTGCAGACGTCTCAGCCTCTCAGCACGTGTTGGTCTGCTGCCTGCTGGAACTGGGAGCGCTCATACGGGGACTGGGATCCACCGCCGCCCCCCTCCTCACCGACAGCAGCACag CCCTCCTGGACACGGTCGtctccgtcctcctccaccCGGTCGCCTCGGCCCGGCTGGCTGCTGCCTGGTGCCTGCGGTGCGTCGCCATGGCGATGCCGTCCCAGGGTTCCTTGCTGCTGGATCGCTGTGCGGAGCGGCTGGTGGCGCTGAAGTCTTCCCCCGAGGCCGTGGCCGGGTACGGAGCCGCCGTCGCCGCCCTGGTGGCTTCGGTGCAGCACTGCCCCCTGGGAATACCACACACCAAAGGCATG gtggtgCTGGGTCTGGCTGAAGACCTGCTGCGTTCAGCCTCTCAGAACAGTCGTATCTCTCTGCAGAGGACCCAGGCCGGCTGGCTGctcgtctcctctctcatcACTTTAG gccCAGCTGTAGTGGAGCACCACCTtccccgcctcctcctcctgtggcggtgtgtgtttcctgcttcGCTCAGGGAACAGGAGATGGAGCTGCGGCGAGGGGACTACTTTACGTGGCAGGTTACTCTAGAGGGACGAGCTGGGGCGCTCTGCG CGATGAAgaacctgctgctgcactgcaggGAGCTCGTCAcggatgacatcatcagccgTCTGCTCACGCCATTGTCCTGCGCCGTGGCCCTGCTGACCAA gctgCCTGCTCTGGTCCGCTCTTACAGCAGTTCAGTTCGTAGTTTTTCGGTCGTCTACAGACTGAGAGTCTATGAGCTGCTCGCACTGCTGCCTCCACACAACTACCAAG AGAGTTTTGGTTTGGTGATGAACCAGCTGGTGACGGATCTTTCCGGTCAGGACAACCTGAACCACCCGTGTTCAGAGCTCACCCTGCTGCCCTCCCTCTGTCACCATGACGACCTACAGCTGGTTGGCGCCGCCCTCCACGACACCGACCACAGATACATCGAGGAACAG ctccATGGCAGCAGTGTGGGTGGAGGCTCTCTGGACAACGACGTCTTCAGTCTGTGTGAGCGGAGAGATGAAGCTcccgctcctcttcctcctcctgtcgcTCTGACCGCCGCTGCCGTCTGCCTCTTCGGATCGCTCTACCCTCACATCATCTCCGCTCAGAG AGTGAAGATATTGGAGCAGTTTGTAGAAACTGTGAACCAGCTGAAGGGTCAACGCCAGCAGAGCGTCCAGACACACGTCTGTGCTGCCCTCTGCAGTCTGCTCAAG CACCAGGGTGGTATTCGGGGCTCTCTGGGGCCGGAGGAGATGCGTTCCCCGGCGTTGTCCCTCCTGATGGGGGCGCTGGAGAGCGGCAGTCCTCTGCTGCGTTGTCTGGCTGCCGAAGGTCTGGCCCGGTTGGTTCAGGTGGTTGGAGACCCCGGCTTCACCGTCTCCGTCTCACTGCTCTGCTTCGACAG GCTGAAGACGGCTCGGGACGCAGCCTCTCGCAGTGGCTACGCTCTGGCTCTGGGGGCGCTGTACCGCTACACCGGAGGAATCAGCTCACCTCAGcacctgtccacctgtctggGAGTCCTGTTCACCCTGAGCCAGGACAGCACCTCACCTGAGgtccag ACCTGGTCTCTCCACAGTCTGTCTCTGGTGGTCGACCTGTCCGGAGGGTTGTACCGCGCACACGCTGAGCCGTCCTTCACCCTGGTGCTCCGCCTGCTGCTGTCGGCTCCGCCCACCCACCCTGAGGTGCACCACAGCCTGGGACGCTGCCTGCACGGCCTCATCACCTGCCTGGGCCCCGACctgcaag gTGAGGGTGCAGCAGTGTCCGCTCTGCGCTCCAGCTGTCTGGTTGGATGTTCGGTGATGCAGGCCGGTCCAGACTGTCTGGTTCAGGCCCGATCCATTTcctgtctgcagcagctgcacatGTTCTCACCGCCACACGTCAACCTGGCCAGCCTCGTACCTGCACTCTGT gccaACCTGTGCAGCTCCTACCTGTGCCTGCGTCGGGCCGTGGTGGCGTGTCTGCGGCAGCTCGTGCAGCGGGAGGCTCTGGAGGTTTCTGAACACGCCGTGACTCTGGTGAAGGAGCTGCCGAGACGAGACAACACACAGCtgg ACGTCACCATTAAGGAGGTGGGTCTGGAAGGAGCCCTGTTCACTCTGCTGGACCGGGAGTCGGATCCAGGTCTGAGGAGGGACATCCAGGAGACTCTGGTCCACATGATGGCGTCCAGCGCCACCAGCGGGAAGCTGGGACACTGGCTCAAACTCTGCAAGGACGTCCTGTCTGCGACCACCG ACTGTCTGGCTCCGGTTGAGGCGAgtcaggaggacgaggaggcgGACCCCGCCAGAGACGACGACTCCTCTGCTTTCAGAGCTCGGTCAGAATCCAGCGGCCCGTTCACGGCCCTGCGCTGGGCCACGCGCCGCTTTGccatggagtgtgtgtgtcgcaTCATCGCTCAGTGCGAGACTTCAGACCCGGCTCACTTCGACATGGTTCTGGCTCAGGAGCGACGCCTGCACGAGTCCACAG ACTTCCTGGTCCTCCATCTCGGCGACCTGGTCCGGATGGCGTTCATGGCGGCGACAGACCACAGCGACCAGCTGCGGCTGGCAGGTCTCCAGACGCTGCTGGTGATCATCAGACGCTTCTCAGCCATCCCAGAACCAGAGTTCCCGGGTCATGTGATCCTGGAGCAGTACCAGGCGAAC gtcgGAGCTGCTCTCAGACCGGCCTTCACTGCTGACGCTTCTCCTGACGTCACGGCTAAGGCCTGCCAG GTGTGCAGCGCCTGGATCGCCAGCGGTGTGGTCAGCGACCTGCGAGACCTGCGGCGCGTCCATCAGCTCCTGGCCTCCTCATTGGCTAAAGTCCAGGCTGGGAGGGACACGTCCAGCCAGCTGTACAACGAGGCCACCGCTACCATGGAAACACTGGCCGTCCTCAAGGCCTGGGCTGag GTTTACATCGTGGCCGTTCAGAGgagcagacagaaggagagcCCCGGCAGGACGGCTGACGTGTCACTCTCCTCTCCAGCCAATGACAGCTCAGGCTCCGAGTCAGGAGGGGCGGGCCTTCTGAAGTTGGTCCAATCAGATCTGTCGACGCTGAGCCGGCTTTGGTTGGCGGCGCTGCAGGACTACGCCCTGCTGACCCTCCCACAGGAGTACGCATCACAGCTACCTGCGACAG GAGGTTCTTTCTACACAGCGGAGACCTTGAACCAGGCCAGAGCTCATTACTCCTCCTCCTGGGCTCCTGTCCTCCACGCCACCTCTCTCTGGCTCCACAGCACCG GTTTTGTGATGGCAGACGACACACCTGCCAGCCTGTCCAGACCGGCCACACCCACCTCCATGGGACACACCGGTTCTGTGGGCGGAGCCAAGAGTCCAGAGGACATCAACTCAGACAGACTGCATCTCATACTGG GGATCAGTGTGGAGTTTCTGTGTTCTCCGCACTCTGAGGATCAGATGGAgaacatcacttcctgtctgcgaGCGCTGCAGGCGCTGCTGGACGTCTCCTGGCCCCGAGCCAAGATCGGAAACGACCAG GCGCTGAGTGTGGAGCTGCTGAGCGTCCTCCACAGGCTGATGGTGACCAGAGAGTCGGTGTCGGTCCAGCTCGCCGTGTTGGATTTACTGCGACAGATTGTGACGGCGGCTCAGGAGCACGTCAGGGAGAAACGCCACAGTGCCGAGG TGGATGACGGTGCGTCGGAGAAGGAGACGCTGCCAGAGTTCGGTGAGGGTCGGGACACCGGCGGTTTGATTCCTGGGCGCTCGCTGGTGTTCGGAGCGCTGGAGCTCTGCCTCTGTGTACTGGTCCGGAAGCTCCCACAGCTCAGCCCCAAACTGGCCGGAACGAGCCCAACTG gTCCCGGAGGATCAGTCTGGAGTCTGACGGACAGCGACTGTCGGCTGGTGTCGTCGGCTGTGTTTGTCCTCTCTGAGCTGCCGTCCGTCTGCTCACCTGAAG GCAGCGTGTCCATCCTCCCCACTGTCCTCTACCTGCTGCTGGGAGTCCTCCGAGAGCTGGTCCACCagcccagcacacacacag gtgCCTCGGCGGCGGGCTTAGCAGGCGGCGCTGGTCTGAGTTCTGTGGTCCAGGCGGTTCTTCAGGCTCTGAAGTCGGTCGTGACGTCTCCGATGAGTCGGCAGGAGAAGAGCCGAGGAGCCTGGAACCTGCTGCTGAGATCAGCTCTGAACACTCTGCTGGGCCTCTGGGACGCCG gagactgtgTTGTGGATCAGGTCAGCCTGCTCACAGCGCTCACCGtcttcctgctgtctgctggtccGGACGTCTGCACCGTCGAGCCGCTGCACGCGCTCTGTCTGCAGCGCTTCACCGCCAGCATGGACGCCAAAGACCCGCTG GTTGTGAGTCGCTGTTATCAGCTGTTGACGTCGGTGTTTCAGGCTCCGCCCAGCGTGGCCGTCCCGTACATCCAGGCGCTCGGACCGCCGCTGGTTCGATTCCTGCAG ACGGTGGAGAGGAGTCGACCTCAGAGTCAGGAGGAGCTGACGGGAGTCCTGGAGGGAGTCCGAGCCCTGGAGGCTGTGGTCCAGGCTGCAGACGAGACGCAGc GTCCTCAGCTGGTGGCCGTCTTGTTGcccctcctcatctccttcctATTGGATGAAAACGCTCTTGGCTCCGCCCCCGCAGTGTCCCGCTCTCTCCATGAGGCGGCGCTCAAAGACCTGATGCGTCTCGGCCCGCAGCACTCCGCCGTCTTCAG GTCCCTCATCGCTTCGTCTCCTCACCTGAAGTCTCGCCTGGAAGCCGCCGTCAAAGGAAACCAGGAGAGTCTGAACGCTAAAGCTAGCAGCGCTAACGCCGCCCGCAGCGCTGCCAAGTCTTCCCCCAGCATCACGCTCAAAACCAACTTCCTGTGA